A region from the Aphis gossypii isolate Hap1 chromosome 1, ASM2018417v2, whole genome shotgun sequence genome encodes:
- the LOC114122488 gene encoding dnaJ homolog subfamily C member 9-like: MTTFLELCRKYFNTSNLYEVLNTSKDATDKEVRKAYYVLSMKYHPDKVAEKEKTEATEKFKIISRIHALLSDADQRKLYDDTGCVGDDIDPNSATEDFPWETYWSSIFRKITDNEIRDYELKYKGSDDEKRDLKKGYLAGKGDMEFIINMVPFSSVYEEDRLREILEKIIEEEDLPKFKAFSDEPPSKKRKRLAKAKREEAQCKVDMKNEEKNSSNDLMVAIKKRSAEREQQMDNFFARMEAKYCTPKRNKKNVKKT; the protein is encoded by the exons ATGACCACGTTCTTGGAACTTTGCCGTAAATATTTCAACACCAGCAATCTATATGAAGTGTTGAATACGAGCAAGGATGCTACAGACAAAGAAG TTCGGAAAGCGTATTATGTGCTGTCAATGAAATACCATCCCGATAAAGTAGCTGAGAAAGAAAAAACTGAAGCtactgaaaaatttaaaatcatcagTCGAATACATGCGTTACTCAGTGATGCTGATCAAAGGAAACTGTACGATGACACAG GATGTGTTGGTGATGATATTGATCCCAACTCGGCTACAGAAGATTTCCCTTGGGAAACCTATTGGAGTTCaatattcagaaaaattaCTGATAATGAAATCAGAGATTatgaattaaagtataaag gttcTGATGATGAAAAAAGAGATCTTAAAAAAGGATATTTAGCAGGTAAAGGAGATatggaatttattataaacatggtTCCGTTTAGTTCTGTGTATGAAGAAGATCGTCTTCgcgaaattttagaaaaaataattgaagaaGAAGATTTACCAAAGTTCAAAGCATTTAGTGATGAACCTccttcaaaaaaaagaaaaagattaGCGAAA gcTAAAAGGGAAGAAGCTCAGTGCAAAGTAGATAtgaaaaatgaagaaaaaaatagttctaATGATTTAATGGTTGCAATTAAAAAGCGATCAGCTGAACGGGAACAACAAATGGACAATTTCTTTGCTAGAATGGAGGCTAAATATTGTACACCCAaaagaaataagaaaaatgttaaaaaaacatag